The genomic DNA GAGCCCGACATGCAACTCTTTGCCACATCACTCGCCACCCTGACCGGCGGCTCCGGCGCGGTGGCCGTGCTGCTGACGGACGGCTCCTTCGGGAATCGCGGACGCAGGCTCGCAGGAGGCGTAACGATAGCGGCCCCGGAACACCATGCGCTCTGTCGGTGGGGGGTCGAATCCGAAGGAGGATTCTCGTTCCGCCAGTACATGAGTACCGATGCCGTGGAGGTCATGAAACATGGGGTCGCCCTGGGGGCACGGACCTGGCGGGCCTTTCTGCAAGAACTGGGATGGCGCACCGAGGAAGTTGCCCGCACGGTCTGCCATCAGGTCGGCTCCGCGCACCAGGCCGAGATCCTGAAGACGGTAGGCCTTTCTGCCGAGAACGATTTCGTCACCTATCCCTTCCTCGGCAACATGGGAACTGTGTCGTTGCCGCTGAGCGCGGCGTTGGCCGCCGAACGGGAATTCATCGAGCCGGGTCACCGGGTGGCCCTTCTCGGCATCGGCAGCGGACTCAACTGCCTCATGCTCGGAGTCGAATGGTGACGGATCTCTACCCCTTTTCAGGAAACTATCTCGACCTCGACGGGATTCGCTACCACTATCTGGACGAGGGGAGCGGGGAGCCTGTGGTGATGCTCCACGGCAATCCCACCTGGTCCTTCTATTACCGCAACCTCGTCCTCGCCCTCCGTGGCGGTTACCGCACCATCGTCCCCGACCACATAGGTTGC from Geobacter sp. DSM 9736 includes the following:
- a CDS encoding 3-oxoacyl-ACP synthase III, whose protein sequence is MKYSKVHIDSIGYQLAPVVITSTDLENRLDPLYRTLRFVPGQLEALTGIRERRWWEPNFPLSEGAVMAGRSALAESGVPVGEIGALVYAGVCREQFEPATACRVAAGLGISGACAIYDLSNACLGVLNGMLEIANRIELGQIRAGLVVSCESAREINDIIIARLLAEPDMQLFATSLATLTGGSGAVAVLLTDGSFGNRGRRLAGGVTIAAPEHHALCRWGVESEGGFSFRQYMSTDAVEVMKHGVALGARTWRAFLQELGWRTEEVARTVCHQVGSAHQAEILKTVGLSAENDFVTYPFLGNMGTVSLPLSAALAAEREFIEPGHRVALLGIGSGLNCLMLGVEW